The following are from one region of the Magallana gigas chromosome 4, xbMagGiga1.1, whole genome shotgun sequence genome:
- the LOC105335452 gene encoding zinc finger CCCH domain-containing protein 13 isoform X5, producing the protein MNYGLLNFKAQSGKPGIFFTNEQSRKTAKKEHSLRVKSAPSHSVVDYKTRKQPFELRHHPKNYDRVEPEVDNVLKPLPDDKQQEPEKPKKPVKNFIQKNREKIVRGKKGKDDDKNGTVTLTQDQLNAILASVGKVATGEEDELKISFDSKHHEVLIESPRRKDYDDETEKHHRDRSEKENGHSKSRKDRRKKEDDSIYALMGGDSTNRSKKDREKRVERDSSDERDYRHRRSRDSSRERDRRSDHDQSEERNHRRNKKTREDSEDRDHSRERYKRSHNRDRNHGRERDRNPSFDPDYDRKKKQEDSTDRILKDLRLKAESQLQKSRESDKFREAKVKDSETRDSKKSEPSTNHLSPDPNIDPVSPRELAGIPVTLPWKHMTKAERRRLMIAREKVIAEAEKKKEEDGKSRWREMVKEETEKLQTTKKRESRRRSPSYSPPRSRDGSRDRRRSGSRDRRERSRDRRHDRRSPSYERNGSRSRDRRRRSHSDDRRDSRSRERRHHRDSHSRERRSSREKSRDDSADRSRHRSHRRSPSPPTRQEDKISSTSVATGASTRPPTNMTLAEKKKLQWDRERAESQVGYTPWGRPGAGAPLRSKSGKLAADYRARQVVNKENYPDTINEELDTINQNSSQNASEATKTRRERKESQREEIQRNEQLAPSQSNRNVPAAMRSSFVFGQIAPDSDRFENTKEQERQQWLKDLERQREEKREQQIKDYENTLKGTNTWADKFSNDYRPARLPEQPPESVRRDDVGGGVEAARISSAPVNVGQSQDDDDEDKTYIRGQNVYMDPVTKKELEDKRLRQLEHQKAVMEQVQEKQRQKQLERERKMAEDAEEERKLQAERDRLQRQFEVDQSKLKVREMKRQEEVERLKAAMDEAHEKAMREKYSRKMQHLEQGGHDTTQLKAHLAAVLGGESTEREAPTNRQGHETLRNTQSIAKITPRGGEFRDPRGDPTHIVPSQVPGLDLELSPRLLGPPTAQYTQKDSYHEPHYTENRVLTPNKYRHHGHTAEFGTQTEGPGVPIETKREVTDAGIMYKFVNNKRVRVKSAPKEELQKNREPPENPKKRKAEKNKGKKLWNYQNKALKKPVKQSERDPLYEKKKEESRIRRQHREQQLREMVEKNRDIIPTERHTRTPGHSRDHSPVSDGGRTPRSTMKEYSAYSVRRAKSHSPDRSESRTATRTIERAESPINRKSPVSHHSISPAPSGRRSPPIPALRYRGSDRNSNYLPIDYDPVGLGTRIVSKYNDTDPLEIPVGNSQFVAYHRTVDILDPAKATSPMPLSREATQVANARKAYIKGMKPGNYGNRVDNYQDRMRMPNEQRRKDPILDPSLVTDHPTQRQDAILQQLSTMRENLMQRQRELETFSPTDLE; encoded by the exons ATGAATTACGG gTTGTTAAACTTCAAGGCTCAAAGCGGCAAACctggaatattttttacaaatg AACAATCTAGGAAAACAGCTAAGAAG GAACATTCTTTGCGAGTGAAGTCAGCACCCAGTCATTCAGTT GTTGATTATAAAACAAGGAAACAGCCATTTGAACTGCGCCACCATCCCAAGAATTATGACCGAGTAGAACCAGAAGTGGACAACGTCCTCAAACCTCTCCCTGACGATAAACAACAGGAACCGGAGAAGCCGAAAAAGCCCGTCAAAAACTTCATTCAGAAGAACCGAGAAAAAATCGTCAGAGGCAAGAAGGGAAAGGACGATGATAAGAATGGGACAGTGACCTTGACCCAGGATCAGCTCAATGCCATCTTGGCGTCAGTCGGGAAGGTTGCGACAGGGGAGGAGGACGAACTGAAGATATCTTTTG attCAAAGCATCATGAAGTGTTGATAGAATCGCCAAGGAGGAAGGATTATGACGACGAAACAGAAAAACACCACAGAGATCGCTCAGAGAAAGAAAACGGTCATTCCAAGTCCCGCAAAGACCGCCGAAAGAAGGAGGATGACAGTATTTATGCTCTGATGGGAGGAGATTCAACCAATAGATCCAAGAAAGACAG AGAGAAGAGAGTAGAGCGAGATTCCTCAGATGAACGAGATTACCGTCACAGAAGGTCTCGAGATAGCTCACGAGAACG AGATAGAAGAAGTGATCACGACCAATCAGAGGAAAGAAATCATCGACGAAACAAAAAAACAAGGGAAGACTCCGAGGACAGGGACCACTCTCGAGAAAGGTACAAACGCTCACACAACAGAGATCGTAATCATGGTCGCGAGCGGGACCGAAATCCCAGCTTCGACCCTGATTACGATCGTAAAAAGAAACAGGAAGACTCTACAGACAGAATTCTCAAGGACTTGCGCCTCAAGGCAGAGTCTCAGCTACAAAAGAGCCGTGAGAGTGACAAATTCAGGGAGGCGAAGGTCAAAGACAGTGAAACGAGGGACTCTAAAAAGTCTGAGCCCTCCACCAACCACCTCTCCCCTGACCCTAACATTGATCCTGTCTCACCACGAGAACTGGCTGGTATTCCAGTGACCTTGCCGTGGAAGCACATGACTAAGGCGGAGCGCAGGAGGTTAATGATTGCCAGGGAGAAGGTTATTGCAGAGGCAGAAAA GAAAAAGGAGGAGGATGGAAAATCAAGATGGAGAGAAATGGTGAAGGAAGAAACAGAGAAGTTACAGACAACAAAGAAAAGGGAAAGCAGACGCCGTAGTCCAAGCTACTCCCCTCCCAGATCTAGGGATGGTTCCCGAGATAGAAGGCGTAGTGGATCTCGAGATCGAAGAGAAAGGTCAAGGGACAGACGACATGACAGGAGATCTCCATCTTATGAAAGAAATGGGTCAAGGTCAAGAGACAGACGACGTAGGTCACACTCTGATGATCGCAGGGATTCACGCTCAAGGGAGAGGAGACATCATAGGGACTCGCACTCGAGAGAGAGGAGAAGCTCAAGGGAGAAGTCTCGAGATGACTCGGCTGACAGGTCAAGACACAGGTCACACAGAAGGTCACCTTCTCCGCCGACTCGACAGGAAGACAAGATCAGCAGTACCAGCGTCGCAACAGGTGCTAGCACACGGCCGCCAACTAATATGACACTAGCAGAGAAAAAGAAGCTGCAGTGGGATAGAGAAAGAG CTGAGTCACAGGTAGGATACACTCCGTGGGGAAGGCCCGGTGCAGGAGCACCCCTGAGGTCAAAGTCCGGGAAACTAGCAGCGGACTACAGAGCTAGACAG GTGGTCAACAAG GAAAATTATCCAGATACAATTAATGAAGAATTGGACACCATCAATCAAAATAGTTCCCAGAATGCATCTGAGGCCACCAAAACAAGACGGGAGAGAAAAGAGAGTCAGAGGGAGGAGATCCAGAGGAATGAACAGCTCGCTCCAAGTCAGTCCAATCGTAATGTCCCAGCAGCCATGAGAAGTTCTTTCGTTTTCGGG CAAATTGCTCCAGATTCTGATAGATTTGAGAATACTAAAGAACAGGAGCGCCAACAATGGCTGAAAGATCTTG AAAGGCAAAGAGAGGAAAAGCGTGAACAACAGATCAAAGACTACGAGAACACGTTGAAGGGGACCAACACCTGGGCGGACAAGTTCAGCAATGATTACAGACCTGCCCGGCTACCCGAGCAGCCCCCAGAGTCCGTCCGCCGGGATGATGTGGGGGGCGGGGTGGAGGCGGCCCGTATCAGCAGTGCCCCGGTCAATGTGGGACAGTCACAGGACGACGACGACGAAGACAA AACTTACATCCGCGGCCAGAATGTTTACATGGATCCAGTCACAAAGAAAGAGTTGGAGGACAAGAGACTGAGGCAGTTAGAGCATCAG AAAGCTGTAATGGAGCAGGTTCAAGAGaaacaaagacaaaaacaaCTGGAGCGTGAACGCAAGATGGCAGAGGATGCTGAGGAGGAGCGCAAGCTTCAGGCGGAGCGTGACCGCCTCCAGAGACAGTTTGAAGTGGACCAGAGCAAGCTCAAAGTCAGAGAG ATGAAGAGACAGGAAGAGGTAGAGAGGCTGAAGGCGGCCATGGATGAGGCGCATGAGAAGGCCATGAGGGAGAAATACTCACGCAAAATGCAGCACCTGGAGCAGGGCGGCCATGACACCACCCAACTGAAGGCCCACCTGGCAG CTGTTCTGGGTGGAGAATCTACAGAGAGAG AGGCTCCAACAAATCGGCAAGGTCATGAGACACTACGGAATACACAATCTATAG CAAAAATCACTCCAAGAGGGGGCGAATTTAGAGACCCAAGAGGAGACCCGACCCATATCGTACCCTCTCAGGTCCCCGGCTTAGACCTAGAGTTGTCCCCCCGCCTGTTGGGACCCCCAACGGCTCAGTATACACAGAAGGACTCGTACCATGAACCTCACTACACAGAGAACCGGGTGCTGACCCCCAACAAGTACAGGCACCACGGCCACACTGCAGAGTTCGGCACTCAAACTG AGGGGCCTGGGGTTCCCATAGAAACCAAGAGGGAGGTCACAGACGCGGGCATAATGTACAAGTTTGTAAACAACAAAAGAGTCAGAGTCAAGAGTGCTCCCAAAGAGGAGCTACAGAAAAACCGGGAACCGCCGGAAAATCCAAAGAAGAGAAAGGCCGAGAAAAACAAAGGGAAGAAACTCTGGAACTACCAGAACAAGGCACTGAAAAAGCCCGTAAAGCAGTCGGAGAGAGACCCACTGTATGAGAAGAAGAAAGAGGAGAGTAGGATTCGTCGACAACATCGGGAACAGCAACTAAGGGAAATGGTGGAGAAAAATCGGGACATTATACCCACGGAGAGGCACACCAGGACCCCGGGACACTCCCGAGATCACTCCCCCGTGTCTGATGGAGGCCGCACACCACGGAGCACAATGAAAGAATACAGTGCTTACAGTGTGAGGAGGGCCAAGTCCCACTCACCCGACAGGAGTGAATCTAGAACAGCCACTAGAACAATCGAAAGGGCAGAGTCCCCCATAAACAGGAAGTCCCCTGTCAGCCATCATTCAATCTCCCCTGCACCCTCAGGGAGAAGATCTCCGCCTATTCCCGCACTGAGGTATAGGGGCTCTGACAGGAATTCCAACTATTTGCCCATAGACTATGATCCAGTGGGATTGGGAACTAGAATAGTGAGCAAGTATAACGATACTGATCCACTAGAAATCCCAGTGGGTAACAGTCAGTTTGTGGCATATCACAGAACGGTCGATATTCTGGACCCTGCAAAGGCCACCTCTCCCATGCCTCTCTCTCGAGAGGCAACCCAAGTGGCCAATGCAAGAAAAGCTTACATCAAGGGCATGAAGCCTGGTAACTATGGCAACAGGGTAGACAACTACCAGGACAGGATGAGGATGCCTAACGAACAGAGGCGAAAA GACCCCATCCTGGATCCCTCACTAGTCACAGATCATCCAACCCAGAGGCAGGATGCCATTTTACAACAACTCTCAACAATGAGGGAG aaCTTAATGCAGAGACAGCGAGAACTCGAGACCTTCTCCCCTACAGATCTGGAATAG
- the LOC105335452 gene encoding zinc finger CCCH domain-containing protein 13 isoform X1, translating to MNYGLLNFKAQSGKPGIFFTNEQSRKTAKKEHSLRVKSAPSHSVVDYKTRKQPFELRHHPKNYDRVEPEVDNVLKPLPDDKQQEPEKPKKPVKNFIQKNREKIVRGKKGKDDDKNGTVTLTQDQLNAILASVGKVATGEEDELKISFDSKHHEVLIESPRRKDYDDETEKHHRDRSEKENGHSKSRKDRRKKEDDSIYALMGGDSTNRSKKDREKRVERDSSDERDYRHRRSRDSSRERDRRSDHDQSEERNHRRNKKTREDSEDRDHSRERYKRSHNRDRNHGRERDRNPSFDPDYDRKKKQEDSTDRILKDLRLKAESQLQKSRESDKFREAKVKDSETRDSKKSEPSTNHLSPDPNIDPVSPRELAGIPVTLPWKHMTKAERRRLMIAREKVIAEAEKKKEEDGKSRWREMVKEETEKLQTTKKRESRRRSPSYSPPRSRDGSRDRRRSGSRDRRERSRDRRHDRRSPSYERNGSRSRDRRRRSHSDDRRDSRSRERRHHRDSHSRERRSSREKSRDDSADRSRHRSHRRSPSPPTRQEDKISSTSVATGASTRPPTNMTLAEKKKLQWDRERAESQVGYTPWGRPGAGAPLRSKSGKLAADYRARQVVNKENYPDTINEELDTINQNSSQNASEATKTRRERKESQREEIQRNEQLAPSQSNRNVPAAMRSSFVFGQIAPDSDRFENTKEQERQQWLKDLERQREEKREQQIKDYENTLKGTNTWADKFSNDYRPARLPEQPPESVRRDDVGGGVEAARISSAPVNVGQSQDDDDEDKTYIRGQNVYMDPVTKKELEDKRLRQLEHQKAVMEQVQEKQRQKQLERERKMAEDAEEERKLQAERDRLQRQFEVDQSKLKVREMKRQEEVERLKAAMDEAHEKAMREKYSRKMQHLEQGGHDTTQLKAHLAAVLGGESTEREAPTNRQGHETLRNTQSIAKITPRGGEFRDPRGDPTHIVPSQVPGLDLELSPRLLGPPTAQYTQKDSYHEPHYTENRVLTPNKYRHHGHTAEFGTQTGMKVGDEVDTDRDEGPGVPIETKREVTDAGIMYKFVNNKRVRVKSAPKEELQKNREPPENPKKRKAEKNKGKKLWNYQNKALKKPVKQSERDPLYEKKKEESRIRRQHREQQLREMVEKNRDIIPTERHTRTPGHSRDHSPVSDGGRTPRSTMKEYSAYSVRRAKSHSPDRSESRTATRTIERAESPINRKSPVSHHSISPAPSGRRSPPIPALRYRGSDRNSNYLPIDYDPVGLGTRIVSKYNDTDPLEIPVGNSQFVAYHRTVDILDPAKATSPMPLSREATQVANARKAYIKGMKPGNYGNRVDNYQDRMRMPNEQRRKDPILDPSLVTDHPTQRQDAILQQLSTMRENLMQRQRELETFSPTDLE from the exons ATGAATTACGG gTTGTTAAACTTCAAGGCTCAAAGCGGCAAACctggaatattttttacaaatg AACAATCTAGGAAAACAGCTAAGAAG GAACATTCTTTGCGAGTGAAGTCAGCACCCAGTCATTCAGTT GTTGATTATAAAACAAGGAAACAGCCATTTGAACTGCGCCACCATCCCAAGAATTATGACCGAGTAGAACCAGAAGTGGACAACGTCCTCAAACCTCTCCCTGACGATAAACAACAGGAACCGGAGAAGCCGAAAAAGCCCGTCAAAAACTTCATTCAGAAGAACCGAGAAAAAATCGTCAGAGGCAAGAAGGGAAAGGACGATGATAAGAATGGGACAGTGACCTTGACCCAGGATCAGCTCAATGCCATCTTGGCGTCAGTCGGGAAGGTTGCGACAGGGGAGGAGGACGAACTGAAGATATCTTTTG attCAAAGCATCATGAAGTGTTGATAGAATCGCCAAGGAGGAAGGATTATGACGACGAAACAGAAAAACACCACAGAGATCGCTCAGAGAAAGAAAACGGTCATTCCAAGTCCCGCAAAGACCGCCGAAAGAAGGAGGATGACAGTATTTATGCTCTGATGGGAGGAGATTCAACCAATAGATCCAAGAAAGACAG AGAGAAGAGAGTAGAGCGAGATTCCTCAGATGAACGAGATTACCGTCACAGAAGGTCTCGAGATAGCTCACGAGAACG AGATAGAAGAAGTGATCACGACCAATCAGAGGAAAGAAATCATCGACGAAACAAAAAAACAAGGGAAGACTCCGAGGACAGGGACCACTCTCGAGAAAGGTACAAACGCTCACACAACAGAGATCGTAATCATGGTCGCGAGCGGGACCGAAATCCCAGCTTCGACCCTGATTACGATCGTAAAAAGAAACAGGAAGACTCTACAGACAGAATTCTCAAGGACTTGCGCCTCAAGGCAGAGTCTCAGCTACAAAAGAGCCGTGAGAGTGACAAATTCAGGGAGGCGAAGGTCAAAGACAGTGAAACGAGGGACTCTAAAAAGTCTGAGCCCTCCACCAACCACCTCTCCCCTGACCCTAACATTGATCCTGTCTCACCACGAGAACTGGCTGGTATTCCAGTGACCTTGCCGTGGAAGCACATGACTAAGGCGGAGCGCAGGAGGTTAATGATTGCCAGGGAGAAGGTTATTGCAGAGGCAGAAAA GAAAAAGGAGGAGGATGGAAAATCAAGATGGAGAGAAATGGTGAAGGAAGAAACAGAGAAGTTACAGACAACAAAGAAAAGGGAAAGCAGACGCCGTAGTCCAAGCTACTCCCCTCCCAGATCTAGGGATGGTTCCCGAGATAGAAGGCGTAGTGGATCTCGAGATCGAAGAGAAAGGTCAAGGGACAGACGACATGACAGGAGATCTCCATCTTATGAAAGAAATGGGTCAAGGTCAAGAGACAGACGACGTAGGTCACACTCTGATGATCGCAGGGATTCACGCTCAAGGGAGAGGAGACATCATAGGGACTCGCACTCGAGAGAGAGGAGAAGCTCAAGGGAGAAGTCTCGAGATGACTCGGCTGACAGGTCAAGACACAGGTCACACAGAAGGTCACCTTCTCCGCCGACTCGACAGGAAGACAAGATCAGCAGTACCAGCGTCGCAACAGGTGCTAGCACACGGCCGCCAACTAATATGACACTAGCAGAGAAAAAGAAGCTGCAGTGGGATAGAGAAAGAG CTGAGTCACAGGTAGGATACACTCCGTGGGGAAGGCCCGGTGCAGGAGCACCCCTGAGGTCAAAGTCCGGGAAACTAGCAGCGGACTACAGAGCTAGACAG GTGGTCAACAAG GAAAATTATCCAGATACAATTAATGAAGAATTGGACACCATCAATCAAAATAGTTCCCAGAATGCATCTGAGGCCACCAAAACAAGACGGGAGAGAAAAGAGAGTCAGAGGGAGGAGATCCAGAGGAATGAACAGCTCGCTCCAAGTCAGTCCAATCGTAATGTCCCAGCAGCCATGAGAAGTTCTTTCGTTTTCGGG CAAATTGCTCCAGATTCTGATAGATTTGAGAATACTAAAGAACAGGAGCGCCAACAATGGCTGAAAGATCTTG AAAGGCAAAGAGAGGAAAAGCGTGAACAACAGATCAAAGACTACGAGAACACGTTGAAGGGGACCAACACCTGGGCGGACAAGTTCAGCAATGATTACAGACCTGCCCGGCTACCCGAGCAGCCCCCAGAGTCCGTCCGCCGGGATGATGTGGGGGGCGGGGTGGAGGCGGCCCGTATCAGCAGTGCCCCGGTCAATGTGGGACAGTCACAGGACGACGACGACGAAGACAA AACTTACATCCGCGGCCAGAATGTTTACATGGATCCAGTCACAAAGAAAGAGTTGGAGGACAAGAGACTGAGGCAGTTAGAGCATCAG AAAGCTGTAATGGAGCAGGTTCAAGAGaaacaaagacaaaaacaaCTGGAGCGTGAACGCAAGATGGCAGAGGATGCTGAGGAGGAGCGCAAGCTTCAGGCGGAGCGTGACCGCCTCCAGAGACAGTTTGAAGTGGACCAGAGCAAGCTCAAAGTCAGAGAG ATGAAGAGACAGGAAGAGGTAGAGAGGCTGAAGGCGGCCATGGATGAGGCGCATGAGAAGGCCATGAGGGAGAAATACTCACGCAAAATGCAGCACCTGGAGCAGGGCGGCCATGACACCACCCAACTGAAGGCCCACCTGGCAG CTGTTCTGGGTGGAGAATCTACAGAGAGAG AGGCTCCAACAAATCGGCAAGGTCATGAGACACTACGGAATACACAATCTATAG CAAAAATCACTCCAAGAGGGGGCGAATTTAGAGACCCAAGAGGAGACCCGACCCATATCGTACCCTCTCAGGTCCCCGGCTTAGACCTAGAGTTGTCCCCCCGCCTGTTGGGACCCCCAACGGCTCAGTATACACAGAAGGACTCGTACCATGAACCTCACTACACAGAGAACCGGGTGCTGACCCCCAACAAGTACAGGCACCACGGCCACACTGCAGAGTTCGGCACTCAAACTGGTATGAAAGTTGGTGATGAGGTGGACACTGACAGAGATG AGGGGCCTGGGGTTCCCATAGAAACCAAGAGGGAGGTCACAGACGCGGGCATAATGTACAAGTTTGTAAACAACAAAAGAGTCAGAGTCAAGAGTGCTCCCAAAGAGGAGCTACAGAAAAACCGGGAACCGCCGGAAAATCCAAAGAAGAGAAAGGCCGAGAAAAACAAAGGGAAGAAACTCTGGAACTACCAGAACAAGGCACTGAAAAAGCCCGTAAAGCAGTCGGAGAGAGACCCACTGTATGAGAAGAAGAAAGAGGAGAGTAGGATTCGTCGACAACATCGGGAACAGCAACTAAGGGAAATGGTGGAGAAAAATCGGGACATTATACCCACGGAGAGGCACACCAGGACCCCGGGACACTCCCGAGATCACTCCCCCGTGTCTGATGGAGGCCGCACACCACGGAGCACAATGAAAGAATACAGTGCTTACAGTGTGAGGAGGGCCAAGTCCCACTCACCCGACAGGAGTGAATCTAGAACAGCCACTAGAACAATCGAAAGGGCAGAGTCCCCCATAAACAGGAAGTCCCCTGTCAGCCATCATTCAATCTCCCCTGCACCCTCAGGGAGAAGATCTCCGCCTATTCCCGCACTGAGGTATAGGGGCTCTGACAGGAATTCCAACTATTTGCCCATAGACTATGATCCAGTGGGATTGGGAACTAGAATAGTGAGCAAGTATAACGATACTGATCCACTAGAAATCCCAGTGGGTAACAGTCAGTTTGTGGCATATCACAGAACGGTCGATATTCTGGACCCTGCAAAGGCCACCTCTCCCATGCCTCTCTCTCGAGAGGCAACCCAAGTGGCCAATGCAAGAAAAGCTTACATCAAGGGCATGAAGCCTGGTAACTATGGCAACAGGGTAGACAACTACCAGGACAGGATGAGGATGCCTAACGAACAGAGGCGAAAA GACCCCATCCTGGATCCCTCACTAGTCACAGATCATCCAACCCAGAGGCAGGATGCCATTTTACAACAACTCTCAACAATGAGGGAG aaCTTAATGCAGAGACAGCGAGAACTCGAGACCTTCTCCCCTACAGATCTGGAATAG